Proteins encoded by one window of Homo sapiens chromosome 10, GRCh38.p14 Primary Assembly:
- the IDI1 gene encoding isopentenyl-diphosphate Delta-isomerase 1 isoform X3 has product MEQVCQHHLSNRLLHRAFSVFLFNTENKLLLQQRSDAKITFPGCFTNTCCSHPLSNPAELEESDALGVRRAAQRRLKAELGIPLEEVPPEEINYLTRIHYKAQSDGIWGEHEIDYILLVRKNVTLNPDPNEIKSYCYVSKEELKELLKKAASGEIKITPWFKIIAATFLFKWWDNLNHLNQFVDHEKIYRM; this is encoded by the exons gATTATTGCATCGAGCTTTTAGTGTCTTCTTATTCAACACCGAAAATAAGCTTCTGCTACAGCAAAGATCAGATGCTAAGATTACCTTTCCAG GTTGTTTTACGAATACGTGTTGTAGTCATCCATTAAGCAATCCAGCCGAGCTTGAGGAAAGTGACGCCCTTGGAGTGAGGCGAGCAGCACAGAGACGGCTGAAAGCTGAGCTAGGAATTCCCTTGGAAGAG gtTCCTCCAGAAGAAATTAATTATTTAACACGAATTCACTACAAAGCTCAGTCTGATGGTATCTGGGGTGAACATGAAATTGATTACATTTTGTTGGTGAGGAAGAATGTAACTTTGAATCCAGATCCCAATGAGATTAAAAGCTATTGTTATGTGTCAAAGGAAGAACTAAAAGAACTTCTGAAAAAAGCAGCCAGTGGTGAAATTAAGATAACGCCATGGTTTAAAATTATTGCAGCGACTTTTCTCTTTAAATGGTGGGATAACTTAAATCATTTGAATCAGTTTGTTGACCATGAGAAAATATACAGAATGTGA
- the IDI1 gene encoding isopentenyl-diphosphate Delta-isomerase 1 isoform b (isoform b is encoded by transcript variant 2), with protein MMPEINTNHLDKQQVQLLAEMCILIDENDNKIGAETKKNCHLNENIEKGLLHRAFSVFLFNTENKLLLQQRSDAKITFPGCFTNTCCSHPLSNPAELEESDALGVRRAAQRRLKAELGIPLEEVPPEEINYLTRIHYKAQSDGIWGEHEIDYILLVRKNVTLNPDPNEIKSYCYVSKEELKELLKKAASGEIKITPWFKIIAATFLFKWWDNLNHLNQFVDHEKIYRM; from the exons ATGATGCCTGAAATAAACACTAACCACCTCGACAAGCAACAGGTTCAACTCCTGGCAGAGATGTGTATCCTTATTgatgaaaatgacaataaaattggAGCTGAGACCAAGAAGAATTGTCACCTGAACGAGAACATTGAGAAAG gATTATTGCATCGAGCTTTTAGTGTCTTCTTATTCAACACCGAAAATAAGCTTCTGCTACAGCAAAGATCAGATGCTAAGATTACCTTTCCAG GTTGTTTTACGAATACGTGTTGTAGTCATCCATTAAGCAATCCAGCCGAGCTTGAGGAAAGTGACGCCCTTGGAGTGAGGCGAGCAGCACAGAGACGGCTGAAAGCTGAGCTAGGAATTCCCTTGGAAGAG gtTCCTCCAGAAGAAATTAATTATTTAACACGAATTCACTACAAAGCTCAGTCTGATGGTATCTGGGGTGAACATGAAATTGATTACATTTTGTTGGTGAGGAAGAATGTAACTTTGAATCCAGATCCCAATGAGATTAAAAGCTATTGTTATGTGTCAAAGGAAGAACTAAAAGAACTTCTGAAAAAAGCAGCCAGTGGTGAAATTAAGATAACGCCATGGTTTAAAATTATTGCAGCGACTTTTCTCTTTAAATGGTGGGATAACTTAAATCATTTGAATCAGTTTGTTGACCATGAGAAAATATACAGAATGTGA
- the IDI1 gene encoding isopentenyl-diphosphate Delta-isomerase 1 isoform c (isoform c is encoded by transcript variant 4), protein MELDLFLGLDDVFPRLLHGLLHRAFSVFLFNTENKLLLQQRSDAKITFPGCFTNTCCSHPLSNPAELEESDALGVRRAAQRRLKAELGIPLEEVPPEEINYLTRIHYKAQSDGIWGEHEIDYILLVRKNVTLNPDPNEIKSYCYVSKEELKELLKKAASGEIKITPWFKIIAATFLFKWWDNLNHLNQFVDHEKIYRM, encoded by the exons ATGGAACTAGACCTTTTTCTTGGGTTGGATGATGTGTTCCCGCGTCTACTACATG gATTATTGCATCGAGCTTTTAGTGTCTTCTTATTCAACACCGAAAATAAGCTTCTGCTACAGCAAAGATCAGATGCTAAGATTACCTTTCCAG GTTGTTTTACGAATACGTGTTGTAGTCATCCATTAAGCAATCCAGCCGAGCTTGAGGAAAGTGACGCCCTTGGAGTGAGGCGAGCAGCACAGAGACGGCTGAAAGCTGAGCTAGGAATTCCCTTGGAAGAG gtTCCTCCAGAAGAAATTAATTATTTAACACGAATTCACTACAAAGCTCAGTCTGATGGTATCTGGGGTGAACATGAAATTGATTACATTTTGTTGGTGAGGAAGAATGTAACTTTGAATCCAGATCCCAATGAGATTAAAAGCTATTGTTATGTGTCAAAGGAAGAACTAAAAGAACTTCTGAAAAAAGCAGCCAGTGGTGAAATTAAGATAACGCCATGGTTTAAAATTATTGCAGCGACTTTTCTCTTTAAATGGTGGGATAACTTAAATCATTTGAATCAGTTTGTTGACCATGAGAAAATATACAGAATGTGA
- the IDI1 gene encoding isopentenyl-diphosphate Delta-isomerase 1 isoform a (isoform a is encoded by transcript variant 1), with protein sequence MWRGLALARAIGCAARGRGQWAVRAADCAQSGRHPGPAVVCGRRLISVLEQIRHFVMMPEINTNHLDKQQVQLLAEMCILIDENDNKIGAETKKNCHLNENIEKGLLHRAFSVFLFNTENKLLLQQRSDAKITFPGCFTNTCCSHPLSNPAELEESDALGVRRAAQRRLKAELGIPLEEVPPEEINYLTRIHYKAQSDGIWGEHEIDYILLVRKNVTLNPDPNEIKSYCYVSKEELKELLKKAASGEIKITPWFKIIAATFLFKWWDNLNHLNQFVDHEKIYRM encoded by the exons ATGTGGCGTGGACTGGCGCTGGCGCGAGCGATTGGCTGCGCGGCCCGGGGGCGGGGCCAGTGGGCGGTGCGCGCCGCAGACTGTGCTCAAAGCGGGCGCCATCCGGGACCGGCGGTTGTCTGTGGCCGGAGGCTGATCAG TGTTCTAGAACAGATCAGACATTTTGTAATGATGCCTGAAATAAACACTAACCACCTCGACAAGCAACAGGTTCAACTCCTGGCAGAGATGTGTATCCTTATTgatgaaaatgacaataaaattggAGCTGAGACCAAGAAGAATTGTCACCTGAACGAGAACATTGAGAAAG gATTATTGCATCGAGCTTTTAGTGTCTTCTTATTCAACACCGAAAATAAGCTTCTGCTACAGCAAAGATCAGATGCTAAGATTACCTTTCCAG GTTGTTTTACGAATACGTGTTGTAGTCATCCATTAAGCAATCCAGCCGAGCTTGAGGAAAGTGACGCCCTTGGAGTGAGGCGAGCAGCACAGAGACGGCTGAAAGCTGAGCTAGGAATTCCCTTGGAAGAG gtTCCTCCAGAAGAAATTAATTATTTAACACGAATTCACTACAAAGCTCAGTCTGATGGTATCTGGGGTGAACATGAAATTGATTACATTTTGTTGGTGAGGAAGAATGTAACTTTGAATCCAGATCCCAATGAGATTAAAAGCTATTGTTATGTGTCAAAGGAAGAACTAAAAGAACTTCTGAAAAAAGCAGCCAGTGGTGAAATTAAGATAACGCCATGGTTTAAAATTATTGCAGCGACTTTTCTCTTTAAATGGTGGGATAACTTAAATCATTTGAATCAGTTTGTTGACCATGAGAAAATATACAGAATGTGA
- the IDI1 gene encoding isopentenyl-diphosphate Delta-isomerase 1 isoform X4: MGKSKSSRLLHRAFSVFLFNTENKLLLQQRSDAKITFPGCFTNTCCSHPLSNPAELEESDALGVRRAAQRRLKAELGIPLEEVPPEEINYLTRIHYKAQSDGIWGEHEIDYILLVRKNVTLNPDPNEIKSYCYVSKEELKELLKKAASGEIKITPWFKIIAATFLFKWWDNLNHLNQFVDHEKIYRM; the protein is encoded by the exons ATGGGAAAAAGCAAAAGCAGCA gATTATTGCATCGAGCTTTTAGTGTCTTCTTATTCAACACCGAAAATAAGCTTCTGCTACAGCAAAGATCAGATGCTAAGATTACCTTTCCAG GTTGTTTTACGAATACGTGTTGTAGTCATCCATTAAGCAATCCAGCCGAGCTTGAGGAAAGTGACGCCCTTGGAGTGAGGCGAGCAGCACAGAGACGGCTGAAAGCTGAGCTAGGAATTCCCTTGGAAGAG gtTCCTCCAGAAGAAATTAATTATTTAACACGAATTCACTACAAAGCTCAGTCTGATGGTATCTGGGGTGAACATGAAATTGATTACATTTTGTTGGTGAGGAAGAATGTAACTTTGAATCCAGATCCCAATGAGATTAAAAGCTATTGTTATGTGTCAAAGGAAGAACTAAAAGAACTTCTGAAAAAAGCAGCCAGTGGTGAAATTAAGATAACGCCATGGTTTAAAATTATTGCAGCGACTTTTCTCTTTAAATGGTGGGATAACTTAAATCATTTGAATCAGTTTGTTGACCATGAGAAAATATACAGAATGTGA